The Malus domestica chromosome 10, GDT2T_hap1 nucleotide sequence TTGTTATATTAGACAATCTCTAAAGGAGATTTCAATAtgtcaaatataattaaaagaCATTTAAATGTTTTCCAATAGATATGTTATAGATGATGTAGTATTTGAGTTATTTGACTTCTTACTTTTTAGTTGTCTTTTTTGACAGTAAACAAATGagtcaaatatatttaatttaaattttaatgcaTCGGTCCCATTAAtaatcaataaaataaaaactaaaactaattttgattattttttaattgttaatgtAACTCTAGGCCCAATAGTTCGCTGCCGAAATCTCTTCCAACCCTCTATcccaaaaaccctagctgcCTACCACTTCCCCCCCTCGCTGCCAGTCTTTGGCTATAACTGGGGGCTGGTGGCAGGCCCTCCTTTCCTCTTCCTAGCTCTCCCCTTCCCCACTCTTCCCCATCCCAGCCTTCccccttagtttttttttattttttttccacctCTCTCCGCCCTCTTCCCCTGTTTCCCCTTTCCCCCGAGTCTTTACCTTTCCCCCTCCCCCGTGTGTCCCTTCCCCGACCCCTTTCCCTTTCAAGCTTATCCTTCCCTACGCTAACCACGCCGCCCTTTTTAGTTTCTTCCTTCCCTGCTTTCTCCCCCACCTTTTGCACGCCTATCCTGTGATTTCAGGTCTCCTCCCCAAATCCGGGTTTGCCCTTCTCAAGGCTCTCTTGATTTGGGTTTGATGGGTTTTCTAGATTTGGTTGCGGCTCCCTTCGGCTTGTGcggtttggttttttggtgTGTGGATGTCGGCATCCCATTGCCAGGATGCATCGGGTGTTGGTCTCTTCTCGATTTATTTCCCTTCGGTTCGCCTCGGGCGAGGTTTatgtaattttagttttatttaattttcatagATTAGTACTGGTCTTCCTAGGAAAATTGCTCTCTAGGGTTCCTAGGTCTCCTTAGGTTCTCTAGGAGAGCGCTTGTTCGAAGATTGATTACGGCGTTTGGTGTTGAGTTAGCTCCAATTTGTTGGAGACATTTTCAGCTGGTGGTTCAGGCTGGTTTTGCAGCGTGTGGAAATGACTATGGAAGCCATGGTTGCATGCTTTGCCGCATGGTTAATGCTTACAACACATCAATGATTATACGCTATATGTTTGGTGGGGTGGAAGATTCCCCTGATTTGTTTGGGGATATCTTGTAATTTGATTATGTATTGACATTTGGGGATATGTCATTTCGTCGTGCGGGACGCTCTTTTTCCTTAGATCGGATTGAAAGCTTCGACAAAATTTTATCGAGGCCCAATATACACACTATTCTAAGTTTGTTGTCAGTTTGTACTTGTATTGCTTTGTTTGCAATGAATATCAAATATCgtatttctctaaaaaaaaccTGTAGgcccaataaaataataaaataaatatttgacatattcattaagaaaaaagaatttaGCACTTATATTCAGTTTGCCATATCAgccattaaataaaattttgacatattatttttgAGGCCTTCTTTGAAGATGATCTTAAATGTTAAATTAAGAAGCTGAGAGAGTTTGACCCATCTTCCCCTCCATCCAACACACAAACAAccacacaaaaacacaaaagagCAACAAAGCAAGCAACACACACTCCACTCCCCCAGAGTGACACAGCCATCGGACCCAAAACCCTGTAAGACACACACACAATGCCATTTCAGCAATGACCACCAAACCCACCACCACCTTCTCTCACCACCAatgtcttcctcttcctcctccgccTGATGataccaccaccacctccagtCTCACCCATCTGATCGACTCCGAGCCCAACCACATGCCCTCCCCATCCTACATCTCCAGGTTCCGCGACCGTACGATCGACCTCACCGCCCGCCAGGACTCCATCAACTGGATCTTAAAAGTCCACGCCCACCACCGCTTCTCCCCCCTCACCGCCTTCCTCTCCGTCAACTACTTCGACCGCTTTCTCTCCTCCCACTCCCTCCCGGTAACAAACCTcccccagaaaaaaaaaaaaaaaaaaaaaacgcattATCCGGGAAAATTTCAATGCTGACGTGTCTGACGCTTTACTTTTtaatacattttattttttggtgcaGCGACACAGCGGGTCGTGGCCGTTTCAGCTGCTGTCCGTCGCCTGTTTGTCTTTAGCCGCGAAAATGGAGGAGCCGAACGTCCCGTTCATTCTGGACCTCCAGATCTTCGAGCCCAAGTTCGTCTTCGAGCCCAAAACGGTCCAGCGGATGGAGCTCCGGGTTATGGGTATTCTCAATTGGAGGCTCCGATCCGTCACCCCTTTCGATTTCCTTCCCCATTTCGTCTCCAATCTTCcctcttcctcctctctcctAGCGGCCTCCTCCAATTTAGTTCTCAGCACCATTCGTGGTAATTTTACTGATTCGCTACCCGATTAAAAAAACCcatattttaattgtttttaattaaaggaTTTTGGcgtttaattttggtttttgatgTTCTCTCAGTGATTGACTTCTTGGGTTTTTCGCCTTCGACGGTTGCCGCCGCGGCTGTGCTCTGCGCCGCCGGTGCAAGCGTTGAGTTTGCGGCGGATGGAGATCGCCAATTGGCAGCTTTTTTCCACGAGAGAGTGAACAAAGTATAGCATTTGCCGCGGGTGTTTTAGCAATATGTGATTTTTTCAGGGCTGTTCTGTGaataattaaattgttttaagTCAGAATCGAAAAGTTGAGAAACATAGAAACCTTTCGTggtaatatttttgtttattggggACAGGAAAGGGTGAGAAGCTGTCGCCAACTCATGGAGGAGTACCTGCTTGACACGTGTCCCTCTTCCCGCCATAAACGGCCGAATTCCGGATCGGCGCCGTCGGCTCCAGCAAGCCCAATCGGCGTGCTCGACGCGGCTTCTTGTGCAAGCTGCGACACTCGCTCCGAAAATCCTGGATCTACCATCCAAGCAGAGCGGCCAACCAAGCGGCTCCGACCCTCCGCTGCCACTGATGTACAGCCGCCGTAGATATTGCCGGAGAATTCAAGGAGCCGCCTGTTTAATTAATCCCTGAAGCTCTCTAAATTTTTGTTCTTATAATTTTTATGGATGACATTTTTATTATAAGATGGACGGCCGGAATTATAGAGTTgataaattataatataataagTTATATATATGTTGAGAATGATGGCCTCTATTTTAGTTCACTAAGTCAAAATCCCGTTATTTAGTATTACGGTGtactgatattttttttttaaagagaaaggttttagattttgatttttgtCAAATGCGAgtttaaatcatattattgttaaTTTATTGTGAGACTAATCTCGTCCTCtttcttagtgtaaataatattgttcgttaaaaaaagaagttaaaaTCCCTACTTCAGTACAAATTTTATAACCAATCGAGATTGAACTTTTGGTATGTAGGAGAGAAATTGAAGTAGGGAAGCGGAGCTGAGGGTAAACAGTTGAGAGTgaactttcttttattttgatcTGACGTGATTCATGCTAGTTCATCTTGCGGagcgaaaaaaaaaagcacactgCCATAACTTGCTGATCTAACCCGCATTATTATATTG carries:
- the LOC103432348 gene encoding cyclin-D4-1-like; this encodes MTTKPTTTFSHHQCLPLPPPPDDTTTTSSLTHLIDSEPNHMPSPSYISRFRDRTIDLTARQDSINWILKVHAHHRFSPLTAFLSVNYFDRFLSSHSLPRHSGSWPFQLLSVACLSLAAKMEEPNVPFILDLQIFEPKFVFEPKTVQRMELRVMGILNWRLRSVTPFDFLPHFVSNLPSSSSLLAASSNLVLSTIRVIDFLGFSPSTVAAAAVLCAAGASVEFAADGDRQLAAFFHERVNKERVRSCRQLMEEYLLDTCPSSRHKRPNSGSAPSAPASPIGVLDAASCASCDTRSENPGSTIQAERPTKRLRPSAATDVQPP